Proteins encoded in a region of the Vicia villosa cultivar HV-30 ecotype Madison, WI linkage group LG5, Vvil1.0, whole genome shotgun sequence genome:
- the LOC131604251 gene encoding F-box/LRR-repeat protein At3g59210-like, with amino-acid sequence MASSENEGDAFNNLLDDLVCHILSFLPTKMAYRTSVLSKRWALICTKILDFHFVLPKISDPTSSREIQSVYAIFLRRENDIRKLMLESDNGCQQPDVYHWVLKALDLKVKELHLDLNHARPSFLPLKLSTSESLVVLKLGGNIQPKFSYCSKVYFPKLKTLHLLFLGIKCFRHQVEFTLFPFLSGCPLLEEFLLHDVLVNQSIKISFPLLKRLILILRKSLDVPGDKTLQINVPSSLEVFRIFDNGSTPIKYESIDFFNVDEATIYINKHPDFDSLYQLLKGISKVKSLYLVSQHGG; translated from the exons ATGGCGTCTTCTGAAAATGAGGGCGACGCGTTCAACAATCTCTTGGACGATTTGGTATGTCACATACTGTCCTTTTTGCCAACAAAAATGGCTTACAGAACATCTGTTCTATCTAAAAGATGGGCATTGATTTGCACCAAGATCCTCGACTTTCACTTTGTCTTACCAAAGATTTCAGACCCTACGTCGTCCCGAGAAATTCAATCTGTATATGCAATTTTCTTGAGACGCGAGAATGATATAAGAAAACTAATGCTCGAGAGTGACAATGGCTGCCAACAACCTGATGTATACCACTGGGTCTTAAAGGCATTAGATCTCAAGGTCAAGGAACTACATTTGGATTTGAATCATGCTCGACCTAGTTTCTTGCCACTCAAGCTTTCTACATCTGAGTCACTCGTTGTCTTGAAACTGGGAGGGAATATTCAACCGAAATTCAGTTATTGCTCTAAAGTGTATTTTCCGAAACTAAAGACTCTTCATCTACTATTTCTTGGTATCAAGTGTTTCCGGCATCAAGTTGAGTTTACTCTCTTTCCTTTTCTATCTGGTTGTCCGCTTCTTGAGGAATTTCTTTTACACGACGTCCTCGTGAATCAATCCATCAAAATCTCTTTTCCGTTACTGAAGAGATTAATTCTTATTTTGCGTAAGTCTCTTGATGTTCCCGGTGACAAAACACTTCAAATTAATGTCCCATCCTCACTTGAAGTTTTCCGTATTTTTGATAATGGTAGTACTCCCATCAAATATGAGTCTATAGATTTCTTCAATGTTGATGAAGCTACCATTTACATCAATAAGCATCCAGATTTTGATAGTTTGTATCAACTCTTGAAAGGAATTTCTAAAGTCAAATCATTGTATCTTG TTTCTCAGCATGGAGGATAA
- the LOC131604253 gene encoding F-box/FBD/LRR-repeat protein At4g26340-like: MLVSFLRYAPKLKSLVIEKNCEIKKDGKSGWVVPAEIPTCLSTSLVTFEFRGIEDMKTELEFTRYIINESSKLEKVKIFATKGFKRVRKSLRKGSRKSAALLLDIRSV; encoded by the exons ATGCTCGTTAGTTTTCTTCGATACGCTCCTAAACTTAAGAGTCTTGTCATTGAG AAAAATTGTGAGATTAAAAAGGATGGAAAATCGGGTTGGGTTGTACCAGCCGAAATTCCAACATGTCTTTCGACGAGTCTTGTTACATTTGAATTTAGAGGAATTGAAGACATGAAAACTGAGTTGGAGTTTACGCGATATATCATAAATGAGTCAAGTAAGTTAGAGAAGGTGAAGATTTTTGCAACAAAAGGATTTAAAAGAGTAAGAAAAAGTTTACGCAAGGGGTCGAGGAAATCAGCTGCACTATTATTG GATATTAGGTCAGTTTGA